One Oryza glaberrima chromosome 10, OglaRS2, whole genome shotgun sequence DNA segment encodes these proteins:
- the LOC127752946 gene encoding 3-hydroxyisobutyryl-CoA hydrolase 1-like, giving the protein MATPPPADSDQVLVEANGVTRTLLMNRPKQLNALSSAMITGFLRCFTAYEEDEGVKLLLIVKGKGRAFCAGGDVAAVVRSINNDSWKYSAHFFRNEFLLNYIIATYNKPQVSLLTGIVMGGGAGVSIHGRFRVVTESTVFAMPETALGLFPDIGASYFLSRLPGFYGEYVGLTGVRLDAPEMLSCGLASFLCSLLQRLALLEESLKKVDTSDPFAICGIIDQYSQQPSLKEKSALNRLEIINKCFSKRTVEEIIASLEQEAPNVADEWVASAIQSLRKASPTSLKISLRSIREGRTQTVGECLRREYRMVCHVMRGDFSRDFFEGCRAILLDKDRNPKWMPPWLEEVHDEVVEKYFSKVDDPEWEDLDLPPRRSHGRRLVPKL; this is encoded by the exons ATGgccacgccgcctcccgccgactcCGACCAG GTTTTGGTAGAGGCAAATGGTGTAACACGGACATTGCTTATGAATAGGCCAAAGCAGTTGAATGCCCTCTCCTCTGCAATG ATAACAGGATTTTTGAGGTGCTTCACTGCTTATGAGGAAGATGAAGGAGTTAAACTATTATTGATTGTGAAG GGGAAAGGAAGAGCATTTTGTGCTGGTGGAGATGTTGCTGCCGTTGTCCGGTCTATAAATAATG ATAGCTGGAAATATAGTGCTCATTTTTTCCGAAATGAATTTCTGTTGAACTATATCATTGCAACATATAACAAACCTCAG GTTTCACTTCTCACTGGAATTGTCATGGGTGGAGGTGCCGGTGTTTCTATACATGGAAGGTTCCGAGTTGTCACAGAGAGCACG GTTTTTGCTATGCCAGAAACAGCATTGGGTCTCTTTCCAGATATTGGGGCCTCATATTTTCTATCTCGACTTCCTGGGTTCTATG GAGAGTATGTTGGTCTTACTGGTGTAAGGTTGGATGCTCCTGAAATGCTTTCTTGTGGCCTGGCCTCATTTT TATGCTCACTCTTGCAGAGGCTGGCTTTGTTAGAAGAATCACTTAAAAAGGTTGATACATCTGATCCCTTTGCTATATGTGGAATTATCGATCAATATTCGCAACAACCATCTCTGAAAGAAAAAAGTGCCCTGAATAG GCTGGAAATCATCAACAAATGCTTTTCCAAAAGAACAGTAGAAGAAATCATAGCCTCTCTT GAACAAGAGGCTCCAAATGTTGCTGATGAATGGGTTGCTTCTGCAATCCAGTCCCTGAGGAAGGCTTCTCCTACTAGTCTGAAAATATCCCTGAGATCG ATAAGAGAAGGGCGAACACAAACTGTTGGTGAATGCTTACGTCGAGAATATAGGATGGTTTGCCATGTGATGCGTGGTGACTTCAGTAGAGACTTCTTTGAG GGATGCAGGGCTATATTGTTGGATAAAGATCGAAACCCAAAG TGGATGCCTCCATGGTTGGAAGAGGTGCACGACGAGGTGgtggaaaaatatttttccaaaGTCGATGATCCAGAGTGGGAAGATTTGGACCTACCTCCTAGACGTTCCCATGGAAGGAGGCTTGTTCCCAAGCTTTGA